A genomic window from Pagrus major chromosome 23, Pma_NU_1.0 includes:
- the usp36 gene encoding ubiquitin carboxyl-terminal hydrolase 36, protein MPIVDKLKEALKPGRKETGDEGDLNKLLASSAKKVLLQKIEFEPASKGFSYQLDSLKNKYVILNPRNEGATGQKATEPAQIKRQVSENVVGGQSDGIPAPQKMLFPGNKLTLKWERVYRVGAGLHNLGNTCFLNSTVQCLTYTPPLANYLLSKEHSRACHQSGFCMICVMQNHIIQAFANTGNAIKPVSFIRDLKKIARHFRFGSQEDAHEFLRYTIDAMQKACLNGYPKLDRQTQATTLVHQIFGGYLRSRVKCSICKSVSDTYDPYLDIAVEIRQAANIVRALELFVKPDVLSGENAYMCAKCKKKVPATKRFTVHRTSNVLTLSLKRFANFSGGKITKDVGYPEFLNIRPYMSQSSGDPVMYGLYAVLVHSGYSCHAGHYYCYVKASNGQWYQMNDSMVHSSNIKVVLNQQAYVLFYLRIPETKKNADGQTTKQGMLHPGKNSASSEQIKRANLNGPLSSPQVTKKLEPAQLRKIQSMDGGLGLPISRNGVSSLPQPRLSNWTSSSNGPPKLPGGPTTIEEPFKKLKKPSPQSQAQSRSSTPTPSNNGVSRTEGDKKQGGEGRGMAASTSIKSLSDSSSADTTDSKDSIGTKSAPVGETPSTPRKGSNGLASPAKSVERSQSTEEQKTAKIKPPALNNISSEATSTMSPPPAKKLALSAKKARSRSPSSIDALPPLPRQLSSDPTHHNQLNPLTFASPSHTHRAGPFHSPKVQSSQPFAHSSGSFKQQSLLSTLQKPNASLSLKTNGLHSTGPKNPKSSNNLSSSAQEPDLNSPLKANQKKKKKKKRRHSEVEADAEPITSPATVTPANLVESASEKKRKKKKKRKRENVDVEKVKERECVPSHLDNQEEDWCQGGMWSLTSKPDTEPSQQEPPLASATSTQCESSQKEQEMDSEKLKKKKKKKKKMQLVEALKDTTSARPASEITSETKATVVQNDTGDSILLKKKLKRKKKRLKDEVRLWEESRRCSDGQNEEPEAAEPPSKMNATENGKISKQGAASVVVWDSQVKDGYKRSQAPAADGGASGDTPARAATAAWDGKKTSGVVEELLRNATDKAYGANVLSWDGEVSAISRDAAEDARHARCDTVIDEWDEDFDRGKVKKIKNYKREKWRGGSSIFQKIQDRRNKWSVTPGGKRFLGIRR, encoded by the exons ATGCCGATAGTTGATAAACTCAAGGAGGCATTAAAACCTGGTCGAAAGGAGACGGGCGATGAGGGCGACCTCAACAAACTGCTGGCCTCTTCTGCCAAGAAAGTCCTTTTGCAGAAGATAGAGTTTGAGCCTGCCAGCAAGGGTTTCTCTTATCAACTGGACAGCCTGAAGAACAAGTATGTGATCCTCAATCCCAGGAATGAGGGCGCTACGGGCCAGAAGGCCACAGAGCCTGCCCAAATAAAGAGGCAAG TCTCAGAGAACGTGGTTGGGGGCCAGAGCGATGGGATCCCCGCCCCGCAAAAGATGCTCTTTCCAGGGAACAAGCTTACCCTTAAATGGGAGCGCGTGTACAGGGTGGGAGCCGGCCTCCACAACCTCGGGAACACCTGCTTCCTCAACTCCACAGTGCAGTGTCTCACCTACACTCCGCCACTTGCCAACTACTTACTCTCAAAGGAGCACAGCCGTGCCT gtCACCAGTCAGGCTTCTGTATGATCTGTGTAATGCAGAACCACATCATCCAAGCTTTTGCCAACACGGGCAATGCCATCAAGCCTGTCTCCTTCATCAGAGACCTGAAAA AAATTGCCAGGCATTTTCGCTTCGGAAGCCAAGAGGACGCCCATGAGTTTTTGCGGTACACCATCGATGCCATGCAGAAAGCCTGTCTCAATGGCTACCCGAA GCTCGACAGGCAGACCCAGGCCACAACGCTGGTGCATCAGATCTTTGGAGGTTACCTCAGGTCACGAg TGAAATGCTCTATTTGTAAAAGTGTGTCGGACACGTATGACCCTTACCTTGACATCGCCGTGGAGATTCGG caagCAGCAAACATTGTGCGAGCGCTGGAACTGTTTGTTAAACCAGACGTACTCAGTGGAGAGAATGCCTACATGTGTGCCAA GTGCAAAAAGAAAGTACCAGCCACCAAGCGCTTCACAGTCCATCGAACCTCTAACGTACtgaccctctcactgaagagGTTCGCCAACTTCAGCGGAGGAAAAATAACAAAG GATGTTGGTTACCCAGAATTCCTGAACATCCGACCCTACATGTCTCAGAGCTCAGGCGATCCTGTTATGTACGGCCTCTATGCTGTCCTGGTGCACTCTGGCTACAGTTGTCACGCTGGCCATTACTACTGCTATGTCAAG GCAAGCAACGGACAATGGTACCAAATGAATGATTCAATGGTGCACTCCAGTAACATCAAAGTCGTCTTGAACCAGCAGGCTTATGTGCTTTTCTACCTGAG GATCCCTGAAACCAAGAAGAATGCAGACGGGCAGACCACCAAGCAGGGGATGTTGCATCCTGGGAAGAACAGTGCGTCCTCTGAGCAGATAAAGAGGGCCAACCTGAACGGGCCTCTCTCCTCGCCGCAGGTCACAAAG AAACTTGAGCCTGCACAGCTGCGTAAGATCCAGTCCATGGACGGTGGTTTAGGCCTGCCCATTTCCAGGAACGGTGTGAGCTCTCTGCCACAGCCCAGACTTTCCAACTGGACGTCGTCCTCCAACGGCCCGCCGAAGCTGCCAGGCGGACCCACGACCATCGAAGAGCCTTTCAAGAAGCTGAAGAAGCCCTCCCCCCAGAGCCAAGCGCAGTCCCGCAGCAGCACCCCGACCCCTTCCAACAACGGGGTCAGCAGGACGGAGGGAGATAAAAAGCAAGGTGGCGAGGGCAGAGGCATGGCAGCGTCTACCTCAATTAAGTCTTTGTCTGACTCTTCCTCTGCCGACACCACTGACTCAAAG gaCTCCATCGGCACCAAAAGTGCGCCAGTAGGAGAGACGCCCTCCACCCCTCGGAAAGGCTCCAACGGCCTGGCGTCTCCAGCCAAGAGCGTGGAGCGCTCTCAGAGCACAGAAGAGCAGAAGACGGCAAAAATTAAACCCCCGGCTCTCAACAACATCTCGTCTGAAGCCACCAGCACCATGTCACCTCCACCCGCCAAGAAACTGGCCCTGTCAGCCAAGAAG GCTCGCAGCCGGAGTCCGAGCAGCATTGATGCTCTGCCCCCTTTGCCACGCCAGCTGTCCAGTGACCCCACGCATCACAATCAACTTAACCCCCTCACCTTCGCCTCACCTTCGCACACCCACAG AGCTGGTCCATTCCATTCACCTAAAGTCCAGTCATCGCAGCCTTTTGCTCACTCAAGTGGATCCTTCAAACAACAGTCCCTTCTCTCCACACTGCAAAAACCAAACGCCAGCCTTTCTCTTAAAACCAACGGGCTGCACAGTACCGGCCCAAAGAACCCCAAGTCTTCCAACAACCTCAGCTCCTCGGCCCAAGAACCAGACCTCAATAGCCCTCTAAAGGCCaatcaaaagaagaagaagaaaaagaagcgGCGGCATTCTGAGGTGGAGGCTGACGCAGAGCCAATCACGTCCCCAGCTACAGTGACGCCAGCCAACCTCGTGGAATCGGCCAGCGAGAAGAAgcggaagaagaagaagaagcgaaAGAGGGAGAACGTGGATGTCGAGAAAGTCAAGGAGAGGGAGTGCGTCCCGTCTCATCTGGACAACCAGGAAGAGGATTGGTGTCAGGGTGGCATGTGGAGTCTAACGTCTAAACCAGATACAGAACCGTCTCAGCAAGAGCCTCCGTTAGCTTCCGCAACGTCAACACAGTGCGAGTCCAGTCAGAAAGAACAGGAAATGGACTCTGAGaagttgaagaagaagaagaaaaagaaaaagaagatgcaGCTGGTGGAGGCTCTGAAGGACACAACGTCAGCGCGCCCTGCATCTGAAAT CACTTCTGAGACAAAGGCCACAGTCGTTCAGAACGACACAGGAGATTCTATATTGTTGAAAAAGAAActaaagaggaagaagaagaggctaAAAGACGAGGTGAGACTGTGGGAGGAGAGCAGGCGATGCTCGGACGGGCAGAACGAAGAGCCTGAGGCAGCGGAGCCCCCTTCCAAAATGAATGCCACTGAGAACGGCAAAATAAGTAAACAAGGCGCAG CCTCAGTGGTCGTGTGGGACAGCCAAGTGAAGGACGGCTACAAACGCAGCCAGGCGCCAGCCGCCGATGGTGGTGCGTCAGGCGACACCCCAGCTCGTGCTGCTACTGCTGCCTGGGatgggaagaagacaagcggGGTGGTAGAGGAGCTGCTCAGGAATGCCACAGATAAGGCCTACGGAGCCAACG tCCTCAGTTGGGATGGAGAGGTCTCTGCCATTAGTAGAGATGCTGCTGAAGATGCACGCCACGCCAGGTGTGACACTGTGATCGACGAGTGGGATGAAGACTTTGACAGGGGAAAG gtgaagaaaataaaaaactataaaaGAGAGAAGTGGAGAGGTGGCAGCAGCATCTTCCAAAAGATCCAGGACAGGCGGAACAAGTGGTCTGTAACACCCGGAGGGAAGAGATTTCTTGGAATCCGTCGCTGA